The following proteins are co-located in the Microbulbifer sp. VAAF005 genome:
- a CDS encoding glycine zipper 2TM domain-containing protein, with protein sequence MQLYKQLIAGAAVAALVGLSSTASAGPRGYAAGGYDYARVTEVTPVYTDVQVVTPTTQCRDEQVAYREPTSPAGTVVGGLIGAAIGNNLGDHGHRGRYGYHRSHNRGGATIAGALVGALVGNQISRANAPIHYATESRCHVVDEYSARRELVGYDVRYRYNGQVYLTRTDHHPGDRIRVHVDVSPAL encoded by the coding sequence GTGCAACTATACAAACAGCTAATCGCGGGTGCGGCAGTTGCGGCACTGGTGGGTCTAAGTTCTACTGCCAGCGCGGGCCCCCGAGGCTATGCTGCGGGTGGCTATGATTATGCGCGAGTTACCGAGGTTACTCCCGTCTACACCGATGTTCAGGTTGTTACACCGACGACTCAGTGTCGCGATGAACAGGTTGCCTATCGCGAGCCGACTTCCCCGGCAGGTACTGTAGTGGGGGGACTTATAGGTGCTGCAATCGGCAATAACTTAGGCGATCACGGCCACCGTGGACGCTACGGTTATCATCGCAGTCACAATCGTGGCGGCGCCACAATCGCAGGGGCTTTGGTGGGCGCCCTGGTAGGTAACCAGATCAGCCGTGCCAATGCTCCAATCCACTATGCAACAGAGTCCCGTTGCCATGTTGTAGATGAATACTCTGCAAGAAGGGAATTAGTCGGATACGATGTCCGCTATCGGTATAATGGGCAAGTTTACTTGACCCGCACTGACCATCATCCGGGCGATAGAATCCGGGTCCATGTCGACGTCTCACCGGCTCTTTGA
- a CDS encoding ATP-binding protein, whose translation MRSINFPLLSYILGSLKGRLALVTSLVLVGFILLISGVLEHAYRTSLNEAKQRELQVYIYTLLAVAEPEGKTLILPPSLPEQRFNQPDSGLVGAVIDREGEIIWRSESALAMPQLEFYPLSQGQESYSQVSVPGEEGSYSSFRQGVAWGLEDENLFTFAVLEDAAPLQAQVGQFRSTMWHWLGLGALLLILAQWLVLRWGFAPLTALANALQEIQRGGADRLEGNFPRELRPLTDNLNLLIENERRQREKTRHTLADLAHSLKTPLAVLKGLKFSGDSTTAGKTLTDQVQRMDSIISYQLQRAVTSSPKSIIRGTPVAPLLHKILDALEKVYRSKPCDVESSCAENALFYGDEGDLMEVLGNLLDNAYKYGDGKLSIAVENMEDTRKLSIRVKDNGPGLDSEKWQAVTQRGVRADEQQPGQGIGLAVVVDIVESYEGQINAAPLPQGGTEITVQL comes from the coding sequence GTGAGATCCATCAATTTCCCCCTGCTCTCCTATATTCTGGGTTCCTTAAAGGGGCGTCTGGCCCTGGTTACCAGTCTTGTGCTGGTCGGCTTTATTCTTCTTATCTCTGGAGTCCTCGAGCACGCCTATCGCACGTCCCTGAATGAAGCCAAGCAGCGGGAGCTGCAGGTTTACATTTACACCCTGCTGGCGGTTGCTGAGCCGGAAGGTAAAACCCTGATTCTGCCCCCGAGTTTGCCCGAACAACGCTTCAACCAGCCTGATTCCGGCTTGGTGGGCGCTGTTATTGATCGGGAGGGTGAGATTATCTGGCGTTCGGAGTCAGCCCTGGCAATGCCGCAGCTGGAGTTCTATCCGCTTTCCCAGGGGCAGGAGTCCTATTCGCAGGTATCGGTTCCGGGAGAAGAGGGAAGTTATAGCAGTTTCCGCCAAGGGGTTGCCTGGGGGCTGGAAGATGAAAATTTGTTTACCTTTGCAGTGCTCGAGGATGCGGCCCCGCTACAGGCTCAAGTGGGGCAGTTTCGCTCAACCATGTGGCACTGGTTGGGGTTGGGAGCATTGTTATTAATCCTTGCACAGTGGTTGGTTCTGCGCTGGGGGTTTGCCCCGCTGACAGCCCTGGCTAATGCGCTTCAGGAAATACAGCGTGGGGGTGCTGATCGATTGGAGGGTAATTTTCCTCGGGAGCTGCGCCCACTGACAGATAACTTAAATCTGTTGATTGAAAATGAGCGCCGCCAGAGAGAGAAAACCCGGCATACATTAGCTGACCTGGCCCACAGCCTGAAGACGCCATTAGCGGTATTGAAAGGTCTCAAATTTTCTGGAGATTCAACAACTGCCGGCAAGACGCTAACGGATCAGGTGCAGCGGATGGACAGTATTATCAGCTATCAACTGCAGCGGGCAGTAACCAGTTCGCCGAAATCCATTATAAGGGGGACACCGGTCGCGCCACTGCTTCATAAAATACTGGATGCGCTTGAAAAGGTGTATCGCAGTAAGCCGTGTGATGTCGAAAGTTCCTGTGCTGAAAACGCCTTGTTTTATGGTGACGAAGGTGACCTGATGGAAGTCCTGGGTAACTTGCTGGATAACGCTTATAAATATGGTGACGGGAAATTATCGATTGCTGTTGAGAATATGGAGGATACTCGCAAACTGTCTATTCGGGTTAAAGACAATGGCCCAGGGCTGGACAGTGAGAAATGGCAAGCGGTTACCCAGCGGGGCGTTCGCGCTGATGAACAGCAACCTGGGCAGGGTATTGGACTTGCCGTGGTAGTGGATATTGTTGAGAGCTATGAAGGGCAAATAAATGCAGCCCCCCTTCCTCAGGGAGGTACGGAAATTACGGTACAACTGTAA
- a CDS encoding PepSY domain-containing protein, which yields MKLNRTLLGFIAFTAVFLPALCSATVHSYPAYERESFQPHFLRVQGGEISRDRAASIVKQRFGGKILAISETKKQGRAVYRVKGLSAKSQVYVVFVDKQSGRISR from the coding sequence GTGAAACTGAATCGTACCTTACTTGGCTTTATTGCTTTTACCGCTGTGTTTTTGCCGGCGCTCTGCAGTGCCACGGTACACAGCTACCCCGCTTATGAGCGGGAGAGTTTCCAGCCCCACTTTCTTCGTGTGCAAGGGGGAGAAATCTCAAGGGATCGGGCTGCTTCAATCGTAAAACAACGCTTCGGTGGAAAAATTCTCGCCATTTCTGAGACCAAGAAACAGGGGCGAGCCGTGTATCGGGTGAAAGGACTGTCGGCCAAAAGCCAGGTTTATGTGGTGTTTGTCGATAAACAGAGCGGCCGTATATCCCGCTAG
- a CDS encoding DUF3106 domain-containing protein produces the protein MTKTLVATCLMAASLLWAGMAWSVEWSSLSESDRKLLQGMEKRWPNMSESQQERLLRGARRWNSMSPEQRDNARQRYEKWQSLPQERRNQLRESYRQYRDLPEGRRESIREARERYRQMSPEQREQMRERWREARGDRGELPRPRGDRARGERAQGDRLREDGPRRDRSDENRPRGNRHREDRPRGDRARGDRPRREHERGRRHQDSRPRRDREASDRREGDEETDSSSGAPE, from the coding sequence ATGACTAAAACCCTGGTCGCAACTTGTTTGATGGCAGCCTCGCTACTTTGGGCTGGTATGGCATGGTCGGTGGAGTGGAGCAGCCTAAGTGAAAGTGATCGGAAGCTGTTACAGGGCATGGAAAAACGCTGGCCCAATATGTCTGAGAGCCAGCAGGAGAGGTTGTTGCGGGGTGCCCGCCGATGGAACTCAATGAGCCCTGAGCAGCGTGACAATGCTCGGCAGCGCTATGAAAAATGGCAGTCTCTGCCCCAGGAACGTCGTAATCAGCTGCGGGAATCTTATCGACAGTACCGCGACCTGCCGGAAGGTAGGCGTGAGAGTATCCGTGAGGCCCGTGAGAGATATCGACAGATGTCCCCCGAACAGAGAGAGCAAATGCGTGAGCGCTGGCGTGAAGCTAGGGGCGATAGGGGTGAATTGCCGAGGCCCAGAGGTGATAGGGCTCGGGGAGAGCGAGCGCAAGGGGATAGACTCAGGGAAGATGGGCCGAGGAGGGATAGGTCCGATGAGAATAGACCTAGAGGAAACCGGCACAGAGAAGACCGACCAAGGGGCGACCGGGCGAGAGGAGATAGGCCCAGAAGGGAGCACGAAAGGGGGAGAAGGCACCAGGATTCTCGGCCAAGGCGTGATCGAGAGGCCAGTGACCGACGAGAGGGTGATGAGGAGACTGATAGTTCATCTGGGGCTCCTGAATAG
- a CDS encoding response regulator transcription factor has translation MRALLVEDEALLRQQLAESLRTAGYTVDEAPDGEEALYLGREYPYDVAVMDLGLPKIDGIQVIETLRREEKHFPILILTARGHWQERVSGLEAGGDDYLVKPFHTEELLARLNALVRRSAGFSSPTIKAGPIVLDTSAQRVSVDEVELDLTSFEYKVLEYLMLHPDEVVSKTTLTEHIYEQDCDRDSNVIEVFIGRLRKKIDAAAKLKPIETLRGRGYRFVIPQ, from the coding sequence ATGCGCGCACTATTAGTTGAAGATGAAGCATTACTGCGGCAGCAGCTGGCAGAATCCCTGCGCACGGCCGGGTACACCGTTGACGAAGCCCCCGATGGAGAAGAGGCACTTTATCTGGGAAGGGAATATCCCTACGACGTTGCAGTAATGGACCTGGGTTTACCCAAAATTGATGGTATCCAGGTTATTGAAACACTGCGCCGTGAAGAGAAGCATTTTCCTATCCTGATTTTAACGGCTCGGGGACACTGGCAGGAAAGGGTCTCCGGCCTGGAAGCTGGCGGGGACGATTACCTGGTCAAACCCTTCCATACTGAAGAACTGCTCGCACGGTTGAATGCCCTGGTGCGCCGTTCCGCAGGTTTCTCATCGCCGACGATTAAAGCCGGACCTATCGTTCTGGATACCAGTGCTCAACGGGTTAGTGTGGATGAAGTTGAATTGGACCTGACTTCGTTTGAGTACAAGGTACTTGAATACCTGATGCTACATCCGGATGAGGTGGTGTCAAAAACCACCCTGACAGAACATATCTATGAACAGGACTGTGACCGGGACAGTAATGTGATAGAGGTTTTTATTGGACGCCTGCGGAAAAAAATTGATGCGGCAGCCAAGCTTAAGCCTATCGAGACTCTGCGCGGGCGCGGCTATCGCTTTGTGATTCCGCAGTGA
- a CDS encoding RNA polymerase sigma factor yields the protein MDQFLASVEKRAFTMAKYAVGDRDDALDIVQDSMLALVKSYSCRDRAEWRPLFFTILNNRITDWHRRKKNLSRWQLLKDKLPINSEGDEWDLSEFPDPNGRSPDSALIGERTIDAIDRAIEKLPLRQQQAFLLRCVEGFNVSETAGAMTCSEGSVKTHLSRALRSLRVYLEAME from the coding sequence ATGGATCAGTTTCTCGCTTCAGTAGAAAAGCGGGCATTCACTATGGCGAAATATGCTGTAGGGGACCGTGATGATGCGCTGGATATAGTTCAGGACTCTATGCTTGCACTCGTCAAAAGCTATAGCTGCCGAGACCGTGCTGAGTGGCGCCCATTATTTTTTACCATTCTTAATAACCGCATAACCGATTGGCATCGTCGCAAGAAAAACCTGTCCCGTTGGCAGCTGTTGAAAGATAAACTTCCTATTAATAGCGAAGGCGATGAATGGGATTTGAGTGAATTTCCCGACCCCAACGGCCGCAGCCCAGATAGTGCCTTGATCGGTGAACGTACGATTGATGCCATTGACCGCGCCATTGAAAAGTTACCTCTGCGTCAACAGCAGGCTTTTTTATTGCGCTGCGTTGAAGGCTTTAATGTCAGTGAGACAGCAGGGGCTATGACTTGTAGCGAGGGAAGTGTGAAAACTCACCTATCTCGAGCATTGCGCAGCCTGCGGGTTTATTTGGAGGCGATGGAATGA